The Synchiropus splendidus isolate RoL2022-P1 chromosome 1, RoL_Sspl_1.0, whole genome shotgun sequence genome includes a window with the following:
- the abl1 gene encoding tyrosine-protein kinase ABL1 isoform X2, which produces MKMLEICLKLVGCKSKKGLSSSSSCYLDEALQRPDFEGQGLTEAARWNSKENLLAGPSENDPNLFVALYDFVASGDNTLSITKGEKLRVLGYNHNGEWCEARTKNGQGWVPSNYITPVNSLEKHSWYHGPVSRNAAEYLLSSGINGSFLVRESESSPGQRSISLRYEGRVYHYRINTASDGKLYVSSESRFNTLAELVHHHSTVADGLITTLHYPAPKRNKPTIYGVSPNYDKWEMERTDITMKHKLGGGQYGEVYEGVWKKYNLTVAVKTLKEDTMEVEEFLKEAAVMKEIKHPNLVQLLGVCTREPPFYIITEFMTHGNLLDYLRECNREEVNAVVLLHMATQISSAMEYLEKKNFIHRDLAARNCLVGENHLVKVADFGLSRLMTGDTYTAHPGAKFPIKWTAPESLAYNKFSIKSDVWAFGVLLWEIATYGMSPYPGIDLSQVYELLEKDYRMDRPEGCPEKVYELMRDCWRWNPTERPSFAETHQAFETMFQESSISDEVEKELGKKGKKAALGPIQQAPELPTKTRTLRRNTEIRDGDSPDPLEPEPAINSPMLPRKERPLLDGNLNEDERLLPKDKDKTRGSVFRSLIKKKKSAPTPPKRSSSFREMDLHPDRRPGSLEPRDGDACNNGSANHDSAHGFLSTSNNGAAGITNGAPTYPGPLFPRKKGAPAVPGPMGKTATTPPSEEELNTTSKRFLWSSLPVTSDGTEWKSVTLPRDMGQRHFDSGTFGGKPALPRKRTSEQKGEAPLRLGTLTPPPRLPKKTEETSDEVFKDAEPSPGSSPQALTPRVLRRPGAAGLENSKTSALHAELLKPNVFPALGAAADECRARRNKHTGDSVRERGKIQKPKPAPPPPPANAKTGKSSRSPTHETPSSSGTDVKARSPGSPSEHSSTTTDPTSTSPTDATKKLPLTAASKPKPLKTSTSSPAVSTSLSSQSLGGFSSLVSPTDQNSPSAFIPLVDTRRSLRKTAPRQGTERTPNSAVTREMVLEGTERLRLAISRNSEQTGSHNAVLEAGKNLTKYCVSYVDSIQQMRNKFAFREAINKLESSLRELQICPAATGSASSQQDFSKLLSSVKEISDIVQR; this is translated from the exons atgaaaatgttggagATATGCCTGAAATTGGTGGGGTGTAAATCCAAGAAAGGCCTCTCGTCGTCCTCCAGCTGTTACTTGGATG aagctCTGCAGAGACCGGACTTTGAGGGACAGGGTCTGACTGAGGCTGCACGCTGGAACTCTAAAGAGAACCTGTTGGCAGGACCCAGCGAGAATGACCCCAACCTGTTTGTGGCGCTCTATGATTTTGTTGCCAGTGGCGACAACACGCTCAGCATCACTAAAG GGGAGAAGCTGCGGGTGCTGGGCTACAACCACAACGGCGAGTGGTGCGAGGCCCGGACCAAGAATGGCCAGGGTTGGGTGCCGTCCAACTACATCACCCCAGTCAACAGTCTGGAGAAGCACAGCTGGTACCACGGACCCGTCTCACGCAATGCGGCCGAGTACCTGCTCAGCTCGGGAATCAACGGGAGCTTCCTGGTGCGAGAGAGCGAGAGCAGCCCCGGACAGAGGTCCATCTCTCTGCGGTACGAGGGGAGAGTCTACCATTACAGGATCAACACCGCGTCGGACGGCAAG CTCTACGTCTCGTCTGAGAGCCGCTTCAACACTCTGGCAGAGCTGGTGCACCATCACTCCACGGTGGCCGACGGCCTCATCACCACGCTGCACTATCCGGCGCCGAAGCGCAACAAGCCCACCATCTACGGCGTCTCCCCCAACTACGACAAGTGGGAGATGGAGCGCACGGACATCACCATGAAGCAcaagctgggaggaggccagtACGGGGAGGTGTACGAGGGAGTGTGGAAGAAGTACAACCTCACCGTGGCTGTGAAGACGCTCAAG GAGGACACGATGGAGGTGGAAGAGTTTCTCAAGGAGGCCGCTGTCATGAAAGAGATCAAACACCCCAACTTGGTACAACTGCTAG GCGTCTGCACACGAGAGCCTCCGTTCTACATCATCACAGAGTTCATGACTCATGGCAACCTGCTGGACTACCTGCGTGAGTGCAACAGAGAGGAGGTGAACGCCGTGGTGCTGCTGCACATGGCCACGCAGATCTCCTCCGCCATGGAgtacctggagaagaagaacttTATACACAG GGACTTGGCTGCTCGCAACTGTCTGGTCGGAGAGAACCACCTGGTCAAAGTGGCCGACTTCGGCTTGAGTCGGTTAATGACGGGCGACACCTACACTGCTCACCCCGGCGCCAAGTTCCCCATCAAGTGGACCGCACCAGAGAGCCTGGCCTACAACAAGTTCTCCATCAAGTCTGACGTCTGGG CCTTTGGTGTGCTGCTTTGGGAGATCGCCACCTATGGGATGTCGCCCTACCCGGGCATCGACTTGTCTCAGGTCTACGAGTTGCTGGAGAAAGATTATCGAATGGACCGGCCTGAAGGATGTCCAGAGAAGGTGTACGAGCTGATGAGGGACT GTTGGAGATGGAACCCCACAGAGCGTCCGTCTTTTGCTGAAACGCATCAAGCCTTCGAGACCATGTTCCAGGAGTCCAGCATTTCCGACG AGGTGGAGAAAGAGTTGGGGAAGAAGGGGAAGAAGGCGGCCCTGGGCCCCATCCAGCAGGCTCCGGAGCTTCCCACCAAAACCAGAACGCTGCGCAGGAACACTGAGATCCGTGACGGAGACAGTCCAG ACCCACTGGAGCCGGAACCAGCCATCAACTCACCCATGCTCCCCAGGAaggagcgccccctgctggacggCAACCTCAACGAAGACGAACGCTTGCTGCCTAAGGACAAAGACAAGACGCGAGGCAGCGTCTTCCGCAgcctcatcaagaagaagaagagcgcgCCCACCCCCCCCAAGCGCAGCTCCTCCTTCAGAGAGATGGACTTGCACCCAGACAGAAGGCCTGGCTCCCTGGAGCCCCGGGACGGAGACGCTTGCAACAACGGGAGCGCCAACCACGACAGTGCCCATGGCTTTCTGAGCACCAGCAACAACGGGGCAGCGGGCATCACTAACGGGGCACCCACGTATCCCGGACCCTTGTTTCCGAGGAAGAAGGGGGCTCCAGCGGTGCCGGGACCCATGGGCAAGACGGCAACGACTCCGCCCAGCGAAGAGGAACTCAACACTACCTCCAAGCGCTTCCTTTGGTCCAGTCTGCCCGTCACCTCGGACGGCACGGAGTGGAAGTCGGTCACGCTGCCAAGGGACATGGGCCAGCGGCACTTCGATTCAGGCACATTCGGGGGGAAGCCCGCTCTGCCCCGCAAGAGGACCAGTGAGCAGAAGGGAGAGGCCCCGCTCCGACTCGGCACGCTGACCCCTCCCCCACGGCTCCCCAAAAAGACAGAGGAGACGTCAGATGAGGTGTTCAAGGACGCCGAGCCCAGTCCAGGATCCAGTCCACAAGCCCTGACGCCCAGGGTGCTGAGGAGACCAGGAGCGGCCGGACTGGAAAACTCCAAGACCAGCGCCCTTCACGCTGAGCTGCTGAAGCCCAACGTGTTTCCTGCTCTGGGGGCTGCGGCGGACGAGTGCCGGGCCCGGAGGAACAAGCACACCGGGGACTCTGTCAGGGAGCGAGGGAAGATCCAGAAGCCCAAGCCGgcaccaccccctcccccagcTAATGCTAAAACAGGCAAGAGCTCCCGGAGCCCGACTCACGAGACCCCCTCATCCAGCGGCACAGACGTCAAAGCTCGGAGCCCCGGCTCGCCCTCGGAACACAGCAGCACGACCACTGACCCGACAAGCACATCCCCCACCGATGCCACCAAGAAGCTGCCGCTGACTGCCGCCTCCAAACCCAAACCGCTCaagacctccacctcctctcctgcAGTCAGCACCTCCTTGTCCAGCCAGAGCCTCGGGGGCTTCTCCTCGCTGGTCTCGCCCACCGATCAGAACTCCCCCTCTGCATTCATCCCCCTTGTGGACACCAGACGCTCCCTCCGGAAGACCGCGCCTCGGCAAGGCACAGAGCGAACCCCCAACTCCGCGGTGACCCGTGAGATGGTGCTGGAGGGCACGGAGCGCCTCCGCCTGGCCATCTCCCGGAACTCGGAGCAGACGGGCAGCCACAACGCTGTGCTGGAAGCCGGGAAGAACCTGACCAAGTACTGCGTGAGCTACGTGGACTCCATCCAGCAGATGAGGAACAAGTTTGCCTTCCGGGAAGCCATCAACAAGCTGGAGAGCAGCCTGCGGGAGCTGCAGATCTGCCCCGCGGCCACCGGGAGCGCCAGCTCCCAGCAGGACTTCAGCAAGCTGCTGTCCTCCGTCAAAGAGATCAGCGACATCGTTCAGAGGTAG
- the abl1 gene encoding tyrosine-protein kinase ABL1 isoform X1 — MGQQPGKFSGDQRRPSLPAFIKGGKRESTRHGSQPCNVFAVHEALQRPDFEGQGLTEAARWNSKENLLAGPSENDPNLFVALYDFVASGDNTLSITKGEKLRVLGYNHNGEWCEARTKNGQGWVPSNYITPVNSLEKHSWYHGPVSRNAAEYLLSSGINGSFLVRESESSPGQRSISLRYEGRVYHYRINTASDGKLYVSSESRFNTLAELVHHHSTVADGLITTLHYPAPKRNKPTIYGVSPNYDKWEMERTDITMKHKLGGGQYGEVYEGVWKKYNLTVAVKTLKEDTMEVEEFLKEAAVMKEIKHPNLVQLLGVCTREPPFYIITEFMTHGNLLDYLRECNREEVNAVVLLHMATQISSAMEYLEKKNFIHRDLAARNCLVGENHLVKVADFGLSRLMTGDTYTAHPGAKFPIKWTAPESLAYNKFSIKSDVWAFGVLLWEIATYGMSPYPGIDLSQVYELLEKDYRMDRPEGCPEKVYELMRDCWRWNPTERPSFAETHQAFETMFQESSISDEVEKELGKKGKKAALGPIQQAPELPTKTRTLRRNTEIRDGDSPDPLEPEPAINSPMLPRKERPLLDGNLNEDERLLPKDKDKTRGSVFRSLIKKKKSAPTPPKRSSSFREMDLHPDRRPGSLEPRDGDACNNGSANHDSAHGFLSTSNNGAAGITNGAPTYPGPLFPRKKGAPAVPGPMGKTATTPPSEEELNTTSKRFLWSSLPVTSDGTEWKSVTLPRDMGQRHFDSGTFGGKPALPRKRTSEQKGEAPLRLGTLTPPPRLPKKTEETSDEVFKDAEPSPGSSPQALTPRVLRRPGAAGLENSKTSALHAELLKPNVFPALGAAADECRARRNKHTGDSVRERGKIQKPKPAPPPPPANAKTGKSSRSPTHETPSSSGTDVKARSPGSPSEHSSTTTDPTSTSPTDATKKLPLTAASKPKPLKTSTSSPAVSTSLSSQSLGGFSSLVSPTDQNSPSAFIPLVDTRRSLRKTAPRQGTERTPNSAVTREMVLEGTERLRLAISRNSEQTGSHNAVLEAGKNLTKYCVSYVDSIQQMRNKFAFREAINKLESSLRELQICPAATGSASSQQDFSKLLSSVKEISDIVQR; from the exons aagctCTGCAGAGACCGGACTTTGAGGGACAGGGTCTGACTGAGGCTGCACGCTGGAACTCTAAAGAGAACCTGTTGGCAGGACCCAGCGAGAATGACCCCAACCTGTTTGTGGCGCTCTATGATTTTGTTGCCAGTGGCGACAACACGCTCAGCATCACTAAAG GGGAGAAGCTGCGGGTGCTGGGCTACAACCACAACGGCGAGTGGTGCGAGGCCCGGACCAAGAATGGCCAGGGTTGGGTGCCGTCCAACTACATCACCCCAGTCAACAGTCTGGAGAAGCACAGCTGGTACCACGGACCCGTCTCACGCAATGCGGCCGAGTACCTGCTCAGCTCGGGAATCAACGGGAGCTTCCTGGTGCGAGAGAGCGAGAGCAGCCCCGGACAGAGGTCCATCTCTCTGCGGTACGAGGGGAGAGTCTACCATTACAGGATCAACACCGCGTCGGACGGCAAG CTCTACGTCTCGTCTGAGAGCCGCTTCAACACTCTGGCAGAGCTGGTGCACCATCACTCCACGGTGGCCGACGGCCTCATCACCACGCTGCACTATCCGGCGCCGAAGCGCAACAAGCCCACCATCTACGGCGTCTCCCCCAACTACGACAAGTGGGAGATGGAGCGCACGGACATCACCATGAAGCAcaagctgggaggaggccagtACGGGGAGGTGTACGAGGGAGTGTGGAAGAAGTACAACCTCACCGTGGCTGTGAAGACGCTCAAG GAGGACACGATGGAGGTGGAAGAGTTTCTCAAGGAGGCCGCTGTCATGAAAGAGATCAAACACCCCAACTTGGTACAACTGCTAG GCGTCTGCACACGAGAGCCTCCGTTCTACATCATCACAGAGTTCATGACTCATGGCAACCTGCTGGACTACCTGCGTGAGTGCAACAGAGAGGAGGTGAACGCCGTGGTGCTGCTGCACATGGCCACGCAGATCTCCTCCGCCATGGAgtacctggagaagaagaacttTATACACAG GGACTTGGCTGCTCGCAACTGTCTGGTCGGAGAGAACCACCTGGTCAAAGTGGCCGACTTCGGCTTGAGTCGGTTAATGACGGGCGACACCTACACTGCTCACCCCGGCGCCAAGTTCCCCATCAAGTGGACCGCACCAGAGAGCCTGGCCTACAACAAGTTCTCCATCAAGTCTGACGTCTGGG CCTTTGGTGTGCTGCTTTGGGAGATCGCCACCTATGGGATGTCGCCCTACCCGGGCATCGACTTGTCTCAGGTCTACGAGTTGCTGGAGAAAGATTATCGAATGGACCGGCCTGAAGGATGTCCAGAGAAGGTGTACGAGCTGATGAGGGACT GTTGGAGATGGAACCCCACAGAGCGTCCGTCTTTTGCTGAAACGCATCAAGCCTTCGAGACCATGTTCCAGGAGTCCAGCATTTCCGACG AGGTGGAGAAAGAGTTGGGGAAGAAGGGGAAGAAGGCGGCCCTGGGCCCCATCCAGCAGGCTCCGGAGCTTCCCACCAAAACCAGAACGCTGCGCAGGAACACTGAGATCCGTGACGGAGACAGTCCAG ACCCACTGGAGCCGGAACCAGCCATCAACTCACCCATGCTCCCCAGGAaggagcgccccctgctggacggCAACCTCAACGAAGACGAACGCTTGCTGCCTAAGGACAAAGACAAGACGCGAGGCAGCGTCTTCCGCAgcctcatcaagaagaagaagagcgcgCCCACCCCCCCCAAGCGCAGCTCCTCCTTCAGAGAGATGGACTTGCACCCAGACAGAAGGCCTGGCTCCCTGGAGCCCCGGGACGGAGACGCTTGCAACAACGGGAGCGCCAACCACGACAGTGCCCATGGCTTTCTGAGCACCAGCAACAACGGGGCAGCGGGCATCACTAACGGGGCACCCACGTATCCCGGACCCTTGTTTCCGAGGAAGAAGGGGGCTCCAGCGGTGCCGGGACCCATGGGCAAGACGGCAACGACTCCGCCCAGCGAAGAGGAACTCAACACTACCTCCAAGCGCTTCCTTTGGTCCAGTCTGCCCGTCACCTCGGACGGCACGGAGTGGAAGTCGGTCACGCTGCCAAGGGACATGGGCCAGCGGCACTTCGATTCAGGCACATTCGGGGGGAAGCCCGCTCTGCCCCGCAAGAGGACCAGTGAGCAGAAGGGAGAGGCCCCGCTCCGACTCGGCACGCTGACCCCTCCCCCACGGCTCCCCAAAAAGACAGAGGAGACGTCAGATGAGGTGTTCAAGGACGCCGAGCCCAGTCCAGGATCCAGTCCACAAGCCCTGACGCCCAGGGTGCTGAGGAGACCAGGAGCGGCCGGACTGGAAAACTCCAAGACCAGCGCCCTTCACGCTGAGCTGCTGAAGCCCAACGTGTTTCCTGCTCTGGGGGCTGCGGCGGACGAGTGCCGGGCCCGGAGGAACAAGCACACCGGGGACTCTGTCAGGGAGCGAGGGAAGATCCAGAAGCCCAAGCCGgcaccaccccctcccccagcTAATGCTAAAACAGGCAAGAGCTCCCGGAGCCCGACTCACGAGACCCCCTCATCCAGCGGCACAGACGTCAAAGCTCGGAGCCCCGGCTCGCCCTCGGAACACAGCAGCACGACCACTGACCCGACAAGCACATCCCCCACCGATGCCACCAAGAAGCTGCCGCTGACTGCCGCCTCCAAACCCAAACCGCTCaagacctccacctcctctcctgcAGTCAGCACCTCCTTGTCCAGCCAGAGCCTCGGGGGCTTCTCCTCGCTGGTCTCGCCCACCGATCAGAACTCCCCCTCTGCATTCATCCCCCTTGTGGACACCAGACGCTCCCTCCGGAAGACCGCGCCTCGGCAAGGCACAGAGCGAACCCCCAACTCCGCGGTGACCCGTGAGATGGTGCTGGAGGGCACGGAGCGCCTCCGCCTGGCCATCTCCCGGAACTCGGAGCAGACGGGCAGCCACAACGCTGTGCTGGAAGCCGGGAAGAACCTGACCAAGTACTGCGTGAGCTACGTGGACTCCATCCAGCAGATGAGGAACAAGTTTGCCTTCCGGGAAGCCATCAACAAGCTGGAGAGCAGCCTGCGGGAGCTGCAGATCTGCCCCGCGGCCACCGGGAGCGCCAGCTCCCAGCAGGACTTCAGCAAGCTGCTGTCCTCCGTCAAAGAGATCAGCGACATCGTTCAGAGGTAG